In Anopheles cruzii chromosome X, idAnoCruzAS_RS32_06, whole genome shotgun sequence, one genomic interval encodes:
- the LOC128271028 gene encoding peroxiredoxin-2 isoform X1 — MAFLARSLARMSLRLSGAVPHDHKLLHTCRVLASAKVQQPAPPFQGTAVVDNDFKLIQLKDYQGKYLVLFFYPLDFTFVCPTEIVAFSDRIQEFKALNTEVVGVSVDSHFSHLAWINSPRKAGGLGKLNYPLLSDLSKKISADYGVLLDEGISLRGLFIIDPKGVVRQVTINDLPVGRSVDETLRLIKAFQFVEKHGEVCPADWEPDKNAATIKANPTEAREYFEKHAK, encoded by the exons TCACTACGATTGTCCGGTGCTGTGCCTCACGACCATAAACTGCTGCATACCTGTCGAGTACTGGCATCCGCTAAGGTACAGCAACCGGCCCCTCCGTTCCAGGGAACCGCCGTAGTGGATAACGATTTCAAACTCATCCAGCTCAAGGATTACCAGGGAAAATATTTAGTGCTGTTTTTCTACCCCTTAGATTT CACATTTGTCTGCCCGACGGAGATCGTAGCATTTAGCGACCGCATACAGGAGTTCAAGGCCCTCAATACCGAGGTAGTTGGTGTTTCGGTCGATTCGCATTTTTCCCATCTCGCGTGGATCAACAGTCCGCGCAAAGCCGGTGGGCTAGGCAAACTCAACTACCCGTTGCTCTCGGACCTGTCGAAAAAAATCTCAGCCGACTATGGCGTGCTGCTGGATGAGGGGATCTCTCTTCGCGGTTTGTTCATCATCGACCCCAAAGGTGTCGTGCGCCAGGTCACCATCAACGACCTGCCTGTCGGGCGATCGGTGGACGAAACGCTGCGGCTTATTAAGGCCTTTCAATTTGTAGAAAAGCACGGTGAGGTGTGCCCAGCTGACTGGGAACCAGACAAGAATGCTGCTACAATCAAGGCAAATCCGACCGAAGCACGTGAATATTTCGAAAAGCACGCCAAGTAG
- the LOC128271028 gene encoding peroxiredoxin-2 isoform X2, producing the protein MSCLPVQQPAPPFQGTAVVDNDFKLIQLKDYQGKYLVLFFYPLDFTFVCPTEIVAFSDRIQEFKALNTEVVGVSVDSHFSHLAWINSPRKAGGLGKLNYPLLSDLSKKISADYGVLLDEGISLRGLFIIDPKGVVRQVTINDLPVGRSVDETLRLIKAFQFVEKHGEVCPADWEPDKNAATIKANPTEAREYFEKHAK; encoded by the exons GTACAGCAACCGGCCCCTCCGTTCCAGGGAACCGCCGTAGTGGATAACGATTTCAAACTCATCCAGCTCAAGGATTACCAGGGAAAATATTTAGTGCTGTTTTTCTACCCCTTAGATTT CACATTTGTCTGCCCGACGGAGATCGTAGCATTTAGCGACCGCATACAGGAGTTCAAGGCCCTCAATACCGAGGTAGTTGGTGTTTCGGTCGATTCGCATTTTTCCCATCTCGCGTGGATCAACAGTCCGCGCAAAGCCGGTGGGCTAGGCAAACTCAACTACCCGTTGCTCTCGGACCTGTCGAAAAAAATCTCAGCCGACTATGGCGTGCTGCTGGATGAGGGGATCTCTCTTCGCGGTTTGTTCATCATCGACCCCAAAGGTGTCGTGCGCCAGGTCACCATCAACGACCTGCCTGTCGGGCGATCGGTGGACGAAACGCTGCGGCTTATTAAGGCCTTTCAATTTGTAGAAAAGCACGGTGAGGTGTGCCCAGCTGACTGGGAACCAGACAAGAATGCTGCTACAATCAAGGCAAATCCGACCGAAGCACGTGAATATTTCGAAAAGCACGCCAAGTAG